In one Oceanibaculum indicum P24 genomic region, the following are encoded:
- a CDS encoding trimeric intracellular cation channel family protein gives MNSAILLDLLGIALFAATGALSASRKELDIIGFLFLATVTGIGGGTARDLILGVPVFWVEQPLYILICAVTAAGVFFTAHLLESRYRLLLWLDAVALAAYGVFGAYKGLLVTGSPIIAVVMGMLTGTLGGILRDVLAGEPSVLMRKEIYITAVLAGGLIYVATSLAGLALPLAAGAGFAVALFIRSGALAFGWSLPSYKARPGRNPEDIL, from the coding sequence ATGAACAGCGCGATCCTTCTGGACCTTCTGGGCATTGCCCTTTTCGCCGCGACGGGCGCCCTGTCGGCCTCGCGCAAGGAGCTGGACATCATCGGCTTCCTGTTCTTGGCGACGGTGACCGGTATTGGCGGCGGCACGGCGCGCGACCTGATCCTGGGGGTGCCGGTGTTCTGGGTCGAACAGCCGCTCTACATCCTGATCTGCGCGGTGACGGCGGCCGGCGTGTTCTTCACCGCGCATCTGCTGGAATCGCGCTATCGCCTGCTGCTGTGGCTGGATGCGGTGGCGCTGGCCGCCTATGGCGTGTTCGGCGCCTATAAGGGGCTGCTGGTCACCGGCTCGCCGATTATCGCGGTGGTCATGGGCATGCTGACCGGCACGCTGGGCGGCATATTGCGCGACGTGCTGGCGGGCGAACCCTCCGTCCTCATGCGCAAGGAAATCTACATCACCGCCGTGCTGGCCGGCGGGCTCATCTATGTCGCCACCAGCCTTGCCGGGCTGGCGCTGCCGCTGGCCGCCGGGGCCGGCTTCGCCGTGGCGCTGTTCATCCGCAGCGGCGCGCTGGCCTTCGGCTGGTCGCTGCCCTCCTACAAGGCGCGGCCGGGCCGCAATCCGGAAGATATTCTCTAA
- a CDS encoding DNA gyrase inhibitor YacG yields MAEIHHLPRRRKQAACPVCKKPAVETFRPFCSKRCQQVDLGRWLGGTYTLPTEEEPDEADIEALARRLEDSEN; encoded by the coding sequence ATGGCCGAAATCCATCATTTGCCGCGCCGCCGCAAGCAGGCCGCCTGCCCGGTCTGTAAAAAGCCGGCGGTCGAGACCTTCCGGCCGTTCTGCTCGAAGCGCTGCCAGCAGGTCGATCTCGGGCGCTGGCTCGGCGGCACCTACACACTGCCGACCGAGGAGGAGCCGGACGAGGCGGATATCGAGGCGCTGGCCCGCCGGCTGGAGGACAGCGAAAACTGA
- a CDS encoding type ISP restriction/modification enzyme, translating to MLAAARAFADKLRAVYGLSDSSSPEDQLKAPVSSFLADVGAALNIKQAIQAKTEAHLAEHKVRPDIAVYAGKLIAGYIELKAPGEGADPARLKGAHNKAQWEKLKNLPNLIYTDGREWALYRSGERTGGIVRFDGDPGEDGGKAISEEDVRRLEPLLRGFLTWNPTVPHQPGALAAYLAPLARFLRSEVEAALEIEGSAVNGLANEWRQFFFPDADNARFADAYAQTVTYAMLLARLSGASKLDPAEAAKTLDKNNGLLARTLELLGHKEAREELAVGFEMLQRSLEALEPAEFLKAKPDLWLYFYEDFLAAYDPKLRKDYGVYYTPIEVVELQVRLASELLEKRFGKKLGFADDGVVFLDPAVGTGTYPVAAVKHGLEKVLERSGPGAVPARARQMAENMHGFEVLVGPYAVAHLRLTQALEGAMNDAKATAGEPLEKLAKRLNIYLADTLESPNHAPPGGLDLTHKALTQEHEAARKVKQGGDILVCLGNPPYDRQTIEEDDTTTKRKGGWVRFGDQVEGAAKQEQQGERAILKDFTEPATRAGAGVHLKNLYNDYVYFWRWALWRLFEQQTCGGIVTFITASSYLAGPGFVGVREVMRRTFDELWIIDLGGDNLGTRKTPNVFNIQTPVAIAIGVRTARPSPDTPAKVHYAKIVGATREEKLTHLQAVTDFGDIDWHDCSDDWHKPFLPIGQGDYSAWAQIEGLFPLILNGAQFKRHWPIGETAGVLSVRWHRLANSKPEERKTLFRETDGWKITKTVHEDLPGQHQPPIISLTATSATPNVVPCSYRSFDRHVMLYDFRLGDRLRPSLWRMHGPKQIYLTTLLSTSLGAGQGLVACSDLPDLHHFRGSFGGKDVIPLYRDAAATQPNVTGGLLELLSGSYGFAVTAEALAAYVYALLGGQSYTKRFWNELETPGPRVPLTKDGALFQRAVSLGQRMIWLHTYAERFRGEGRGDELPAGSAKSLKGVSDDPARYPEDFAYDETEREIRVSDGRFGPVAKDVWEFEVSGLKVVQSWLGYRMKKRAGKKSSPLDDIRPERWTARMSEELLELLWVLEATLAMEPDLSATLDAVVAGSCFKADDLPSPTEAERAAPKSARATAAQHDLFGGQDDEVDSTEEDEE from the coding sequence ATGCTGGCGGCGGCGCGCGCCTTCGCGGACAAGTTGCGGGCAGTTTACGGGCTGAGCGATTCTTCTTCGCCTGAGGATCAGTTGAAGGCTCCCGTTTCGTCGTTTCTGGCCGATGTCGGCGCTGCCCTGAATATCAAGCAGGCCATTCAAGCCAAGACCGAAGCGCACCTGGCGGAACACAAGGTCCGTCCGGATATCGCCGTCTATGCCGGTAAGTTGATCGCCGGCTATATCGAGCTTAAGGCGCCAGGGGAGGGGGCAGATCCGGCACGGCTGAAGGGCGCGCACAACAAGGCGCAATGGGAGAAGCTGAAAAACCTGCCGAACCTGATCTACACGGACGGCAGGGAATGGGCACTTTACCGTTCCGGTGAGCGGACTGGTGGTATCGTCCGCTTCGACGGTGATCCGGGCGAGGATGGCGGCAAGGCTATCAGCGAGGAGGACGTCCGGCGTCTGGAGCCGCTGCTACGGGGGTTTCTCACCTGGAACCCGACCGTTCCCCACCAGCCGGGTGCGCTTGCGGCCTATCTGGCACCACTGGCACGGTTCCTGCGCTCGGAGGTGGAGGCCGCACTTGAGATTGAGGGCTCTGCCGTCAATGGCCTCGCCAATGAGTGGCGGCAGTTCTTTTTCCCCGATGCCGACAATGCCAGATTCGCGGACGCCTACGCCCAGACTGTGACCTACGCAATGCTGCTGGCCCGTCTGTCGGGTGCGTCGAAACTTGATCCGGCCGAAGCGGCAAAGACGCTCGATAAGAATAACGGTCTCTTGGCCCGGACGCTGGAACTGCTTGGCCACAAAGAGGCGCGAGAAGAACTGGCGGTCGGCTTTGAGATGCTGCAACGCTCGCTGGAGGCGCTTGAACCGGCTGAGTTCCTGAAAGCTAAGCCCGACCTATGGCTGTATTTCTACGAGGATTTCCTCGCCGCCTACGATCCGAAGCTGCGCAAGGATTACGGTGTCTATTACACACCGATTGAAGTGGTGGAACTACAGGTCCGCCTTGCCAGCGAGCTGCTGGAAAAGCGGTTCGGCAAGAAGCTCGGTTTTGCCGATGACGGCGTGGTGTTTCTCGACCCCGCCGTCGGCACCGGCACCTATCCGGTCGCGGCGGTGAAGCATGGGCTGGAAAAGGTTCTGGAACGCTCCGGCCCCGGCGCGGTGCCTGCCCGCGCGCGCCAGATGGCCGAGAATATGCACGGGTTCGAGGTGCTGGTCGGGCCTTATGCCGTCGCGCATCTGCGGCTGACGCAGGCGCTGGAAGGCGCGATGAACGACGCAAAAGCTACGGCGGGTGAACCCTTAGAGAAACTCGCCAAGCGGCTGAATATCTATCTGGCCGACACGCTGGAAAGTCCAAACCATGCCCCACCGGGTGGGCTGGATTTGACGCATAAGGCACTGACGCAGGAACATGAGGCGGCGCGTAAGGTGAAGCAGGGCGGGGATATTCTCGTCTGCCTCGGCAATCCGCCTTATGACCGACAGACCATTGAGGAGGATGATACAACCACCAAACGCAAGGGCGGATGGGTGCGCTTCGGGGATCAGGTCGAAGGGGCGGCAAAACAGGAACAGCAGGGCGAACGTGCGATCTTGAAGGACTTCACCGAACCGGCGACGAGGGCTGGGGCGGGCGTCCACCTGAAGAATCTCTACAACGATTATGTCTATTTCTGGCGCTGGGCGCTGTGGCGTCTGTTCGAGCAGCAGACATGCGGTGGCATCGTCACCTTTATCACGGCTTCGAGTTATCTGGCCGGGCCGGGGTTCGTGGGTGTGCGCGAGGTGATGCGGCGCACCTTTGACGAACTCTGGATTATCGACCTTGGCGGCGACAACCTCGGTACCCGCAAGACGCCCAATGTTTTTAACATCCAGACGCCGGTGGCTATCGCCATCGGGGTCCGGACGGCGAGGCCCTCACCCGATACGCCCGCCAAGGTGCACTATGCGAAGATCGTGGGCGCGACCCGAGAGGAAAAACTAACACATCTGCAAGCCGTCACGGATTTCGGTGATATTGACTGGCACGATTGCTCTGATGATTGGCACAAGCCGTTCCTGCCGATTGGGCAGGGGGATTATTCAGCATGGGCACAAATAGAAGGGCTTTTCCCACTTATCCTCAACGGCGCCCAGTTCAAGCGGCATTGGCCGATTGGCGAGACAGCGGGTGTTTTGAGTGTGCGGTGGCATCGCCTAGCAAACTCAAAACCCGAGGAACGAAAAACGCTCTTCCGTGAAACAGATGGCTGGAAAATCACGAAAACCGTTCATGAGGATTTGCCGGGGCAACATCAGCCGCCGATTATCTCTTTGACTGCCACCTCAGCAACTCCGAACGTGGTTCCGTGCTCCTATCGGTCTTTCGATAGGCATGTGATGCTGTACGATTTCAGGCTAGGGGATCGTTTGCGACCATCACTCTGGCGAATGCATGGTCCAAAGCAAATATACCTGACAACGCTTCTTTCTACTTCCTTGGGTGCTGGCCAGGGATTGGTTGCATGTAGCGACCTACCCGATCTGCACCATTTCCGTGGTTCCTTCGGCGGCAAGGACGTAATTCCCCTCTATCGCGACGCGGCGGCGACGCAACCGAACGTCACCGGCGGTCTGCTGGAGTTGCTGTCGGGTAGCTACGGTTTCGCGGTCACGGCGGAGGCGCTGGCAGCCTATGTCTATGCGCTGCTCGGCGGGCAATCCTACACCAAGCGGTTCTGGAACGAGCTGGAGACACCCGGTCCGCGCGTGCCTCTGACCAAGGACGGCGCCTTGTTCCAACGCGCCGTTTCCCTCGGCCAACGCATGATCTGGCTGCATACCTATGCCGAACGGTTCCGGGGCGAAGGGCGCGGCGACGAGCTGCCTGCCGGCAGCGCCAAATCCCTGAAAGGCGTTTCCGACGATCCGGCGCGCTATCCCGAGGATTTCGCTTATGACGAAACGGAGCGCGAAATTCGCGTCAGCGATGGCCGTTTCGGTCCGGTGGCGAAGGATGTCTGGGAGTTCGAGGTCTCCGGCCTGAAGGTGGTGCAGTCCTGGCTCGGCTACCGAATGAAAAAGCGGGCGGGCAAGAAATCCTCGCCGCTGGACGATATCCGCCCGGAACGTTGGACCGCGCGTATGAGCGAGGAACTGCTCGAACTGCTCTGGGTTCTGGAGGCCACGCTGGCGATGGAACCGGACCTGTCCGCAACTCTTGATGCCGTCGTCGCCGGCTCCTGCTTCAAGGCGGATGACTTGCCGTCACCGACCGAGGCTGAACGGGCCGCGCCGAAATCTGCGAGAGCGACCGCCGCGCAGCATGATCTGTTCGGCGGGCAAGACGATGAGGTCGACAGCACCGAAGAGGATGAGGAATAG